From Pseudomonas poae, the proteins below share one genomic window:
- a CDS encoding N-acetylmuramoyl-L-alanine amidase: MKSFYFAFVFLFLAGCASGPRLDTNHPSVNHDNRVQFVVVHYTSTGLERSLALLTHGQVSSHYLIGDDGSATIYKLVDESQRAWHAGESEWMGRTWLNSSSIGIEIVNPGYKDTPNGRLWYPYSEAQVKSLVVLLKDISKRNGIDPKNIIGHSDIAPLRKLDPGPLFPWKRLADEGLGMWPDAQAVARFQVQYAAELPSISWFQQELAHLGYQTPQTGELDVATRHVIAAFQMHFRPSLFDGTPDAESAAILRTLNRR, translated from the coding sequence ATGAAATCCTTTTACTTCGCCTTTGTGTTCCTTTTTCTGGCGGGCTGCGCCAGTGGCCCTCGCCTGGACACCAACCACCCCTCGGTCAACCACGACAACCGCGTGCAGTTCGTGGTTGTCCACTACACCTCCACCGGCCTCGAACGCTCCCTGGCGCTATTGACCCACGGCCAGGTCAGCAGCCATTACCTGATCGGCGACGATGGCTCCGCCACCATCTATAAGCTCGTAGACGAGAGCCAGCGGGCGTGGCATGCCGGGGAAAGCGAATGGATGGGCCGCACCTGGCTCAACTCCAGCTCCATTGGTATCGAGATTGTGAACCCGGGCTACAAGGACACACCGAACGGCCGGCTGTGGTATCCGTATTCCGAAGCGCAGGTGAAGTCGCTGGTGGTGTTGCTCAAGGACATCAGCAAGCGCAACGGCATCGATCCCAAGAACATCATCGGCCACAGCGATATCGCGCCGCTGCGCAAGCTGGACCCGGGCCCATTGTTCCCTTGGAAGCGTCTAGCGGATGAAGGGCTGGGTATGTGGCCGGATGCACAGGCCGTGGCGCGCTTTCAGGTGCAATACGCCGCTGAGCTGCCGAGCATTAGCTGGTTCCAGCAGGAGCTGGCTCATCTGGGCTATCAGACACCCCAGACCGGCGAGCTGGATGTGGCCACACGGCACGTGATTGCGGCGTTCCAGATGCATTTCCGGCCGTCGCTGTTTGATG